One window of the Ignavibacteriota bacterium genome contains the following:
- a CDS encoding CPXCG motif-containing cysteine-rich protein codes for MKTKTFRCAWCFEINEILVDISEGMDQVFVEDCQVCCRPNTIHVTIDDESLEITVSAEAEG; via the coding sequence ATGAAAACGAAGACATTCCGCTGCGCCTGGTGTTTCGAGATCAACGAGATCCTTGTCGACATCAGCGAAGGCATGGACCAGGTCTTTGTGGAAGACTGTCAGGTGTGCTGCCGTCCCAACACGATCCATGTGACAATCGACGACGAGTCACTTGAGATAACGGTCTCCGCTGAAGCCGAGGGCTGA
- a CDS encoding YajQ family cyclic di-GMP-binding protein codes for MASQHSFDIVSRIDMQEVDNAFHQTQKEMLTRYDFKGSKSRIELNQKDRQIVILADDDFKRKAILDMLQNKLIKRGIPVKALQYGKIDDASGGMQRQIVTLQAGIDKDNARELVRMIKDTKLKVQAAIQEDQVRVTGAKIDDLQTVIQHVREADLPYDTQFVNFR; via the coding sequence ATGGCATCACAACATTCCTTCGACATCGTTTCCCGCATCGACATGCAGGAAGTGGACAACGCGTTTCATCAGACCCAGAAGGAGATGCTCACGCGGTACGACTTCAAGGGATCGAAGAGCCGCATCGAGCTGAATCAGAAGGACCGCCAGATCGTGATCCTGGCCGACGACGACTTCAAACGCAAGGCGATTCTCGACATGCTGCAGAACAAGCTGATCAAGCGCGGCATTCCGGTCAAGGCCCTGCAGTACGGGAAGATCGACGACGCGTCCGGAGGCATGCAGCGCCAAATCGTGACACTGCAAGCGGGCATCGACAAGGACAATGCGCGCGAACTCGTCCGCATGATCAAGGATACCAAGCTGAAGGTGCAGGCAGCGATACAAGAGGACCAGGTGCGCGTCACCGGCGCGAAGATCGACGACCTCCAGACCGTGATCCAGCATGTACGCGAAGCGGACCTTCCCTACGACACGCAGTTCGTGAACTTCCGCTAG
- a CDS encoding N-acetylmuramoyl-L-alanine amidase, with protein MIPLRIFRRNNRARGMMIHILFAVALIVPLCSAVPQPLRTITVQQGGTSHSIQSFADRSVIYASADELAAAGSFRLFSDASMKRIELLVGTRRLKLSAENPFVPVIDHASNVIQRVEQLPLPVRVKDSRFFVPLDAFLALVNRYTEPPLVLSTPQQAGGTREARTPTPDEPRVSDRGSERLAPHVIAEESAAHFDIPRATVDVRKNGTVLRIHAKKVLEKPVTEDGDGGVFVLTIPHATVDENEFRQTPLVGNDVRSISAVQLGDQARIEISLGPGIEARSILKDAGSDDLLLTLYRTAEVGRILSDEEQDKKPRKERTKSKWALDCIVIDAGHGGRDPGAIGVSGIKEKNITLGIALKLGALIEQNLKGVRVVFTRDDDRFIELDRRGKIANEAEGKLFISIHCNSTEKKPSTASGTEIYLLRPGRTEEAIRVAEFENSVIRLEKDYEKRYQKLTNENFIIITMAQSAYVKYSERFADLFHEEVRAGKKLKSLGVKQAGFYVLVGASMPSVLVEAGFLSNPKDEAFLSSQAGQSHLAMVMLRAIEQFATEYEKSLKE; from the coding sequence GTGATTCCGCTTCGAATCTTCCGCAGGAACAACCGCGCACGCGGCATGATGATCCACATCCTGTTTGCCGTCGCGCTCATCGTGCCCTTGTGCTCGGCGGTGCCGCAACCCCTGCGTACCATCACAGTGCAGCAGGGCGGCACGAGTCATTCAATCCAATCCTTTGCCGACCGCAGTGTGATATATGCCTCCGCCGATGAACTTGCAGCGGCGGGATCGTTTCGTCTCTTCTCGGATGCGTCCATGAAACGCATCGAGCTGCTCGTAGGCACCCGGAGGTTGAAGCTTTCGGCCGAGAATCCCTTCGTTCCGGTGATCGATCACGCGTCGAATGTTATTCAGCGTGTGGAACAACTGCCTCTGCCCGTCCGTGTGAAGGACTCCCGCTTCTTTGTGCCGCTCGACGCCTTCCTCGCGCTTGTCAACAGGTACACGGAGCCGCCCCTTGTGCTTTCGACCCCGCAGCAGGCCGGCGGCACGCGTGAGGCACGCACTCCCACACCGGATGAACCCCGCGTCAGTGACCGCGGCAGCGAACGTCTCGCTCCGCACGTGATCGCCGAGGAAAGCGCGGCACATTTCGATATACCGCGCGCGACGGTCGACGTCCGTAAAAACGGCACGGTGCTGCGCATCCATGCAAAGAAGGTGTTGGAAAAGCCCGTGACTGAAGACGGTGACGGCGGCGTGTTTGTGCTCACTATTCCGCATGCCACTGTGGATGAAAACGAATTTCGTCAGACGCCGTTGGTCGGAAATGATGTACGATCGATTTCGGCGGTGCAGCTCGGTGATCAGGCCCGCATCGAAATTTCGCTTGGACCAGGCATCGAGGCGCGTTCCATCCTGAAGGACGCCGGCAGCGATGATCTGCTCCTTACCCTGTACCGGACCGCTGAAGTCGGCCGCATACTCTCGGATGAGGAGCAGGATAAAAAGCCGCGCAAGGAACGGACAAAAAGCAAGTGGGCGCTCGATTGCATCGTCATCGACGCCGGACACGGCGGCCGCGATCCGGGCGCCATCGGTGTGTCGGGCATCAAGGAGAAAAACATCACCCTCGGCATCGCATTAAAACTCGGCGCGCTTATCGAACAGAATCTGAAAGGAGTCCGCGTCGTGTTCACACGCGACGACGACAGGTTCATCGAACTCGACCGCCGCGGAAAAATCGCCAACGAGGCCGAAGGCAAACTGTTCATTTCGATCCACTGCAACTCTACCGAGAAAAAACCTTCGACGGCCTCCGGCACGGAAATCTACCTGCTGCGGCCCGGCCGGACCGAAGAGGCGATTCGTGTCGCAGAATTTGAAAACTCCGTGATACGACTCGAAAAAGATTACGAGAAGCGCTACCAAAAACTCACAAACGAAAACTTCATCATCATCACCATGGCGCAAAGCGCCTATGTGAAATACAGCGAACGCTTCGCGGATCTTTTCCACGAAGAGGTTCGCGCAGGGAAAAAGCTCAAGAGTCTGGGCGTCAAACAGGCGGGATTTTACGTGCTTGTCGGCGCCTCGATGCCCAGCGTGCTTGTGGAGGCCGGCTTCCTCTCGAATCCGAAGGACGAGGCCTTCCTCTCGTCACAGGCCGGACAGTCGCATCTCGCCATGGTGATGCTGCGCGCCATCGAACAGTTCGCAACCGAGTACGAGAAGAGTCTCAAGGAGTGA
- a CDS encoding CoA-binding protein, with product MNTRIDAILKTHRVFAVVGLSDNPFRTSHRIAMDLLEAGYTVIPVNPSIALWHGRACYPDLRAIPVPVDVVNIFRRSEYVAPIVDDAIAIGAKAVWMQVGVIDPASAQRALAAGLDVVMDRCVSVELAMLE from the coding sequence ATGAATACACGCATCGACGCAATCCTGAAGACGCATCGCGTCTTCGCAGTAGTAGGCCTCTCCGACAATCCCTTCCGGACCAGCCACCGCATCGCGATGGATCTGCTGGAGGCCGGGTACACCGTCATTCCGGTAAATCCGTCCATCGCTCTGTGGCATGGACGCGCGTGTTACCCCGATCTGCGCGCCATTCCGGTTCCGGTGGATGTGGTGAATATCTTCCGTCGCTCCGAATATGTCGCGCCCATCGTGGATGACGCGATTGCGATCGGAGCGAAAGCCGTCTGGATGCAGGTGGGCGTCATCGACCCGGCGTCCGCGCAGCGCGCGCTTGCGGCCGGACTCGACGTGGTGATGGATCGCTGCGTTTCGGTGGAACTGGCAATGCTCGAGTAG
- a CDS encoding PP2C family protein-serine/threonine phosphatase — MTMTQRTLYKTIEKIGLIDYASEEEMLIAILREFVSNDRINIIGGRIWQLRQETRTYRLVYEQGTIEEVGVGFEIALKDYEVFDQVARSRTVLADETNRTLRKKGIKRYSATGMGGTVRIGRTAYYEYLMAFNTVVSDEELRYTMNIVAQAVTQLLERRRSEAEKRILENELEHAAELQRQILPAHEYQFGRYELYGISMPERTVGGDFFNYYTTPGDSDRLGVAVGDAASKGFPAAVQALFVSGALMMSVEYESKISSAIRRINTINRKIFPDDRLLSLFYCELFDVKDGLLLYANAGHPAPIHYHAATRSCSSLTVTGPIIGLLPDATFTVAGINLAKNDILLLYTDGITEANNGSEEYGEQRLADMLAARADKPAKTICAEIVQDAQIFGTHGVYADDKTVVVIKRLR, encoded by the coding sequence ATGACGATGACACAACGCACCTTGTACAAGACCATCGAGAAGATCGGTCTTATCGACTACGCCTCGGAAGAGGAGATGCTGATCGCGATCCTCCGCGAGTTTGTGTCGAACGACCGGATCAACATCATCGGCGGCCGCATCTGGCAACTGCGGCAGGAGACGCGCACCTACCGGCTCGTATATGAGCAGGGCACCATCGAGGAAGTCGGCGTGGGTTTCGAGATCGCGCTGAAAGACTACGAGGTGTTCGACCAGGTGGCGCGCAGCCGCACAGTTCTCGCCGACGAAACCAACCGCACGCTGAGGAAAAAAGGCATCAAGCGCTATTCCGCCACCGGCATGGGAGGCACCGTGCGCATCGGCAGAACCGCCTATTATGAATACCTGATGGCCTTCAACACGGTAGTGAGCGACGAGGAACTGCGCTATACGATGAACATCGTGGCGCAGGCGGTCACGCAGCTCCTCGAACGCCGTCGCAGCGAGGCGGAAAAACGTATTCTGGAGAACGAACTCGAACACGCCGCCGAACTGCAGCGCCAGATCCTTCCGGCGCACGAATACCAGTTCGGCCGCTACGAGCTGTACGGCATCAGTATGCCTGAACGCACGGTCGGCGGCGACTTCTTCAACTACTACACCACGCCGGGCGACTCCGACCGCCTCGGCGTCGCGGTGGGTGACGCGGCAAGCAAGGGCTTTCCCGCGGCCGTCCAAGCCCTGTTTGTCTCGGGCGCGTTGATGATGAGCGTCGAGTATGAGTCGAAAATCTCGTCCGCCATCAGGCGTATCAACACCATCAACCGCAAAATTTTCCCCGACGACCGCCTGCTGTCCCTGTTCTACTGCGAATTATTCGACGTCAAGGACGGACTGCTCCTCTATGCAAACGCGGGGCATCCGGCGCCCATTCACTACCACGCGGCCACACGTTCGTGCAGCTCGTTGACGGTCACGGGTCCCATCATCGGCCTGCTTCCCGACGCGACGTTCACGGTGGCCGGCATCAACCTCGCTAAAAACGACATCCTGCTCCTGTATACCGACGGCATCACGGAAGCCAACAATGGCAGCGAGGAATACGGCGAACAGCGTCTCGCCGACATGCTCGCGGCGCGTGCGGACAAACCCGCAAAAACGATCTGCGCCGAGATTGTGCAGGACGCGCAGATTTTCGGCACACACGGCGTCTACGCCGACGACAAAACAGTTGTGGTAATTAAACGTCTACGGTGA
- a CDS encoding MFS transporter: MKKTPLFIIFIIVFVDLLGFGIVIPILPLYAQRGFGASDFTVGLLVASFSLMQLLFTPLWGRWSDRIGRRPVLAVGLVFTVIGYVLFGLAGSLFMLFASRMLAGIGGSNISAAQAYIADVTPVHERAKGMGLIGAAFGLGFVFGPVIGGLLSVYGYEIPGLAAAGLSFIALLLTLTILPEPTVHSADTTRVSMAFNVQALREAVSRPKVGVLLLLFFLVTFGYANIYATFPILTTREFGYSDHEVGYLFGYLGIVGAITQGGLIRILTRRVGERTLFFIGAALTAVGLSLIPFRMGTWYLHAVLTVLAFGSGLVTPMVLGLLSKYADPHEQGSILGINQSLGALGRAVGPVFGSFMFQAAGHQYPFFTGGAVMLVVLLIAWRTL; this comes from the coding sequence ATGAAAAAAACCCCGCTCTTCATCATCTTCATCATCGTGTTCGTCGACCTGCTCGGATTCGGCATCGTCATCCCCATCCTCCCGCTGTACGCACAAAGAGGATTCGGCGCATCCGATTTTACGGTCGGTCTGCTGGTGGCGTCATTTTCCCTCATGCAGTTGCTTTTTACGCCCCTGTGGGGCCGCTGGTCCGATCGTATCGGACGACGGCCGGTGCTGGCCGTCGGTCTCGTGTTTACGGTGATCGGGTATGTGCTCTTCGGTCTGGCCGGATCACTGTTCATGCTCTTCGCTTCGCGTATGCTGGCCGGCATCGGCGGCTCCAACATCAGCGCCGCGCAGGCGTACATCGCCGATGTGACCCCCGTGCATGAACGCGCGAAAGGGATGGGACTGATCGGCGCCGCCTTCGGGCTGGGATTTGTGTTCGGACCCGTCATCGGCGGCCTGTTGAGCGTGTACGGGTACGAGATTCCCGGACTTGCCGCGGCGGGGCTGTCGTTCATCGCGCTGCTTCTCACGCTCACCATACTTCCGGAGCCGACGGTACACAGCGCCGACACAACCCGCGTCTCCATGGCGTTCAACGTGCAGGCACTCCGGGAGGCCGTCTCGCGGCCGAAGGTGGGCGTGCTCCTGCTGCTGTTCTTTCTCGTCACGTTCGGCTACGCAAACATCTACGCGACCTTCCCCATCCTGACCACGCGCGAATTCGGATATTCGGATCATGAGGTAGGATATCTCTTCGGGTACCTGGGCATTGTGGGCGCGATCACGCAGGGCGGACTGATCCGCATCCTCACACGCCGGGTCGGGGAGCGCACGCTCTTTTTCATCGGCGCCGCGCTCACCGCGGTCGGTCTCTCGCTGATCCCCTTCCGCATGGGCACCTGGTACCTCCACGCGGTGCTGACCGTGCTGGCATTCGGATCCGGACTTGTCACACCCATGGTACTCGGCCTGCTCTCGAAATACGCCGACCCTCATGAACAGGGCAGCATCCTCGGTATCAACCAGTCGCTCGGCGCGCTGGGGCGTGCCGTCGGTCCTGTTTTCGGAAGCTTCATGTTTCAGGCCGCAGGCCATCAGTATCCTTTTTTCACAGGAGGAGCGGTGATGCTCGTCGTCCTCCTCATTGCATGGCGCACGCTCTGA
- a CDS encoding DUF2007 domain-containing protein, whose amino-acid sequence MADETRESEYQCADCGNPVMQEDEFCPHCGSLFVDGVMCRRHPEQAARGVCIVCCTPFCGDCGKTSSNMFLCEEHQKYEIYEGMARVYGTNDEAGAHYIVECLKQQDIPAVAFSRVSSTLTFGGPDYTMFNAVGDYMGRIINEFKVMVPCQLVEKAESLLEEILTHPAAGVGSSIGDSTESREHDHTGGENPADVAPPR is encoded by the coding sequence ATGGCCGACGAAACACGCGAATCCGAATACCAATGCGCGGACTGCGGAAATCCCGTGATGCAGGAAGACGAATTCTGTCCGCATTGCGGATCCCTGTTTGTTGACGGCGTTATGTGCAGACGGCATCCGGAACAGGCGGCGAGGGGCGTTTGCATCGTCTGCTGCACCCCGTTCTGCGGCGATTGCGGCAAGACCAGTTCAAACATGTTCCTCTGCGAGGAACACCAGAAATATGAGATCTACGAAGGAATGGCCCGCGTGTACGGCACCAACGATGAAGCGGGGGCGCATTATATCGTCGAATGCCTCAAGCAGCAGGATATCCCTGCAGTTGCCTTTTCCCGTGTATCCAGCACTCTCACGTTTGGCGGACCAGATTACACGATGTTCAATGCGGTGGGCGACTACATGGGTCGTATCATCAACGAGTTCAAAGTGATGGTGCCGTGCCAGCTCGTCGAGAAAGCCGAAAGCCTGCTCGAGGAAATACTCACACACCCCGCGGCTGGCGTGGGATCGAGTATCGGGGACAGCACGGAATCCCGTGAACACGACCACACCGGCGGTGAGAATCCCGCCGACGTTGCTCCGCCGCGATGA